In Nostoc sp. UHCC 0926, a single genomic region encodes these proteins:
- a CDS encoding catalase, with amino-acid sequence MTEPQNLTTADGIPVANNQNSLTAGPRGPLLIQDFHLIEKLAHFNRERIPERVVHAKGAAAHGTFTVTNDITRYTKAKLFSEIGKKTEVLLRFSTVGGEKGSADAERDPRGFAIKFYTEEGNWDITGNNTPIFFIRDPLKFPDFIHTQKRNPQTNCKDQNAKWDFWSLSPESLHQVTILYSDRGIPKTFRHMDGFGSHTFSLINAQGDRVWCKFHFKTLQGHQTLTEEESTQIKGEDPDHATHDLFEAIAQGDYPKWRMSIQVMTEEQAAKHLDNPFDLTKVWKHSDYPLIEVGILELNRNPENYFAEVEQAAFSPSAVVPGVSFSPDKMLQARIISYPDAQRYRLGGNYQQLPVNQPKCPVMHYQRDGFMASGNNGGSTPNYEPNSAEGTPKENPAYAEPSTHLGDVTVDRYNHREGNDDYTQAGNLYRLLTPDQQERLAHNIVGSLSQARLDIQMRQLCHFFRADVSYGRRVAEGLGISIDPSMLGATAQPVAI; translated from the coding sequence ATGACTGAACCCCAAAACTTGACAACTGCTGACGGTATCCCTGTTGCCAACAATCAAAACTCCCTCACAGCCGGTCCGCGTGGCCCTCTATTAATACAGGATTTCCACCTGATAGAAAAGCTGGCTCATTTCAATCGGGAACGTATTCCTGAGCGCGTTGTCCATGCCAAAGGTGCTGCTGCTCATGGTACTTTTACTGTTACCAATGACATCACCAGGTATACTAAAGCGAAACTTTTTTCTGAGATTGGCAAAAAAACCGAAGTCCTCCTGCGCTTTTCTACAGTTGGGGGAGAAAAGGGTTCAGCAGATGCCGAGCGTGACCCTAGAGGCTTTGCCATCAAGTTTTATACTGAAGAGGGCAACTGGGATATTACAGGCAACAATACCCCTATTTTCTTCATCCGCGACCCCCTGAAGTTTCCTGATTTCATCCATACCCAAAAGCGCAATCCCCAAACCAATTGCAAAGACCAGAATGCAAAGTGGGATTTTTGGTCACTCAGTCCAGAATCGCTCCACCAGGTGACAATCCTGTATTCAGACCGAGGAATTCCGAAAACCTTTCGACACATGGACGGCTTCGGTAGCCACACCTTCAGTTTGATTAATGCTCAGGGCGATCGCGTCTGGTGCAAATTTCATTTTAAGACTCTGCAAGGGCATCAAACCTTGACAGAGGAAGAATCGACCCAGATTAAAGGAGAAGATCCCGATCATGCAACTCATGATCTGTTTGAAGCGATCGCTCAAGGAGACTATCCCAAGTGGCGGATGTCTATTCAGGTAATGACTGAGGAGCAAGCAGCCAAACATCTAGATAATCCCTTTGACTTGACCAAAGTTTGGAAGCACTCAGATTATCCTTTAATTGAAGTCGGGATATTAGAGCTAAATCGTAACCCTGAGAATTATTTTGCCGAAGTTGAGCAAGCCGCTTTTAGCCCTAGTGCGGTAGTCCCAGGTGTTAGTTTCTCTCCAGACAAAATGCTTCAAGCTCGCATCATCTCTTACCCAGATGCTCAACGGTATCGCTTGGGTGGTAACTATCAGCAACTACCTGTCAACCAGCCCAAATGTCCAGTGATGCATTACCAGCGAGATGGGTTTATGGCGTCAGGAAACAACGGTGGTAGCACTCCTAACTATGAACCGAATAGTGCTGAGGGTACGCCCAAAGAAAATCCAGCCTATGCAGAGCCATCTACCCATCTGGGTGATGTCACCGTTGATCGTTACAATCATCGTGAAGGAAACGACGATTACACCCAAGCAGGTAATCTCTATCGGTTACTAACTCCTGACCAGCAAGAGCGTCTTGCTCATAATATCGTCGGTAGTCTCAGTCAAGCAAGGCTGGACATCCAGATGCGTCAACTTTGCCACTTCTTCCGGGCGGATGTTTCCTATGGTCGTCGTGTAGCTGAGGGGTTAGGCATTTCAATTGATCCGTCAATGCTGGGTGCTACTGCTCAACCTGTAGCTATCTAG
- a CDS encoding calcium-binding protein, whose amino-acid sequence MAVNWIPGPGPTYRSDIGISNAASDSFSGLSGNDSLYGNAGNDSIYGNAGNDLLRGGDGIDFLFGGDGNDTLVGDRGNDTFIGGTGNDRLIWNNGDGSDRISGNAGYDVVEVNGAGVGDNFRLQGDAQGRAIFDRLNLVPFTLTVDSAERFEVNGGGGDDIFDVNDLTGTGVSAVWFTGGAGNDLLDGTGTTTPLIGFGGVGNDSLSGGAGNDILYGDAGNDLLRGGDGIDFLFGGDGNDTLLGNRGNDTFIGGTGNDRLIWNNGDGSDRISGNAGYDVVEVNGAAAAGDTFRLQRDTQGRAIFDRLNLVPFTLTVDSAERFEVNGGGGDDIFDVNNLAGTGVSAVSFTGGAGNDLLDGSGTATPLSGFGGVGNDILYGGAGNDNLYGDAGNDILRGGKGNDILTGGSGSDRFVFNSGAPFYSADLGVDRITDFSPNDKIVLDRSTFVGLYNPLQIKIVANDAAAATSSGLITYSLGTGNLFFNQNLTSPGFGTGSQFANIDNDNNIYTPPPVLAVTNFEIVA is encoded by the coding sequence ATGGCAGTAAATTGGATTCCAGGCCCAGGACCTACCTATAGATCAGATATAGGTATTAGTAATGCCGCTTCTGATAGTTTCAGTGGTTTAAGTGGAAATGACAGCCTCTATGGTAATGCTGGAAATGACAGCATCTATGGTAATGCTGGAAATGACCTCTTACGAGGTGGCGATGGTATCGACTTTCTATTCGGTGGGGATGGCAACGATACCCTAGTAGGCGATCGCGGCAACGACACCTTCATTGGCGGAACCGGCAACGACCGACTGATCTGGAACAACGGTGACGGTAGCGACAGAATCAGCGGTAACGCTGGCTATGACGTAGTTGAGGTCAACGGCGCGGGTGTAGGAGACAACTTCCGTCTGCAAGGAGACGCCCAAGGCAGAGCAATCTTTGATCGGCTCAACCTGGTTCCCTTCACCCTGACTGTAGACAGCGCAGAGAGGTTTGAAGTTAATGGTGGTGGTGGTGATGACATCTTTGATGTCAACGACCTGACAGGAACAGGCGTAAGTGCCGTATGGTTTACAGGCGGTGCTGGAAATGACTTGCTTGATGGTACTGGCACAACTACACCGTTAATTGGCTTTGGTGGTGTTGGCAATGACAGCCTCTCTGGTGGTGCTGGCAATGATATTCTCTATGGTGACGCTGGTAATGATCTCTTACGAGGTGGCGATGGTATCGACTTTTTATTCGGTGGGGACGGTAACGATACCCTACTAGGAAATCGCGGCAACGACACCTTCATTGGCGGAACCGGCAACGACCGACTGATCTGGAACAACGGTGACGGTAGCGACAGAATCAGTGGTAACGCTGGCTATGACGTGGTTGAGGTCAACGGCGCGGCGGCTGCGGGAGACACTTTCCGCCTGCAACGAGACACCCAAGGCAGAGCAATCTTTGATCGGCTCAACCTAGTTCCCTTCACCCTGACTGTAGACAGCGCAGAGAGGTTTGAAGTTAATGGTGGTGGAGGCGATGACATCTTCGATGTTAACAACCTGGCGGGAACTGGCGTAAGTGCAGTATCGTTCACAGGCGGTGCTGGAAATGACTTGCTTGATGGTAGTGGCACAGCTACACCGTTAAGCGGCTTTGGCGGTGTTGGCAATGACATTCTCTATGGTGGTGCTGGCAATGACAACCTCTATGGTGACGCTGGTAATGACATTTTACGAGGTGGAAAAGGTAATGATATCCTGACGGGCGGTAGTGGTAGCGATCGCTTCGTGTTTAACTCAGGCGCTCCGTTCTATAGTGCTGATCTGGGTGTAGATAGAATTACTGACTTCAGCCCCAATGACAAAATTGTCCTAGATCGGTCAACTTTCGTCGGACTCTATAATCCCCTCCAGATTAAGATAGTAGCTAATGATGCAGCAGCAGCAACTAGCTCTGGACTCATTACTTACAGTCTTGGAACTGGCAACTTGTTCTTCAACCAAAACCTGACATCACCAGGCTTTGGCACAGGTAGTCAATTTGCCAACATTGATAACGATAACAATATATACACACCACCACCAGTATTAGCAGTTACGAACTTTGAGATCGTTGCATAA
- the leuC gene encoding 3-isopropylmalate dehydratase large subunit, protein MSKGTLFDKVWDLHTVGTLPSGLTQLFIGLHLIHEVTSPQAFAMLRERGLKVLFPERTVATVDHIVPTENQARPFADSLAEEMIQALENNCQENNITFYNIGSGSQGIVHVIAPELGITQPGMTIACGDSHTSSHGAFGAIAFGIGTSQVRDVLASQTLALSKLKVRKIEVNGTLNPGVFAKDVILHIIRTLGVKGGVGYGYEFAGTTFEQMNMEERMTVCNMAIEGGARCGYVNPDQVTYDYLKGRDFAPKDADWDKAVAWWQSIKSDADAQYDDVVVFDAAEISPTVTWGITPGQGIGVNQSVPQPEELLEEDRFIAEEAYRYMDLFPGQPIKGTKIDVCFIGSCTNGRISDLREAAKIAKGRHVAEGIKAFVVPGSERVKEEAEAEGLDKIFQEAGFEWREPGCSMCLAMNPDKLQGRQISASSSNRNFKGRQGSSSGRTLLMSPAMVATAAIKGEVSDVRELL, encoded by the coding sequence ATGAGCAAAGGTACCCTGTTTGATAAAGTTTGGGACTTACACACCGTTGGTACACTTCCCTCAGGGCTGACGCAACTATTTATTGGGCTTCATCTAATTCATGAAGTCACCAGTCCCCAGGCTTTTGCTATGTTACGCGAGAGGGGTCTAAAAGTACTGTTTCCAGAGCGTACCGTCGCCACAGTCGATCATATTGTACCCACAGAAAACCAGGCACGTCCCTTTGCCGATAGCTTGGCAGAGGAAATGATTCAGGCGCTGGAAAATAACTGTCAAGAAAATAACATAACTTTTTACAACATTGGCTCTGGCAGTCAGGGTATAGTTCATGTCATCGCTCCAGAACTAGGAATCACCCAACCAGGAATGACGATCGCTTGTGGAGATAGCCACACTTCCAGTCATGGGGCATTTGGTGCGATCGCATTTGGTATTGGTACTAGCCAAGTCCGGGATGTTCTTGCTTCCCAAACTCTTGCCCTTTCTAAACTGAAAGTCCGCAAAATTGAAGTTAACGGCACTCTCAACCCAGGAGTTTTCGCCAAAGATGTCATCCTGCATATTATCCGCACCCTTGGCGTTAAAGGTGGCGTGGGCTATGGCTACGAATTTGCAGGTACGACATTTGAGCAAATGAATATGGAAGAGAGGATGACAGTTTGCAATATGGCGATCGAAGGCGGTGCTAGATGCGGCTACGTTAATCCCGATCAAGTCACCTACGATTACCTCAAAGGCAGAGATTTTGCTCCCAAAGATGCAGATTGGGATAAAGCAGTAGCTTGGTGGCAATCGATCAAGAGCGATGCTGATGCCCAATACGATGATGTAGTCGTATTCGACGCTGCTGAAATTTCTCCTACTGTTACCTGGGGGATTACTCCCGGTCAAGGTATCGGTGTCAACCAGTCAGTACCTCAACCAGAAGAACTGCTTGAAGAAGACCGATTCATTGCCGAAGAAGCTTACCGCTACATGGATTTGTTCCCCGGTCAACCCATCAAGGGTACCAAAATAGATGTCTGCTTTATTGGTAGTTGCACCAACGGCAGAATTAGTGATTTACGGGAAGCTGCGAAAATCGCCAAAGGTCGCCACGTTGCAGAGGGAATCAAAGCCTTTGTTGTCCCTGGTTCTGAAAGGGTGAAGGAAGAGGCGGAAGCTGAAGGACTGGATAAAATTTTTCAGGAAGCTGGATTTGAGTGGCGTGAACCGGGATGTTCCATGTGCTTGGCCATGAACCCCGACAAGTTACAAGGAAGACAAATCAGCGCCTCCTCTTCTAACCGCAACTTTAAAGGAAGACAGGGTTCATCCTCCGGTCGGACATTGTTAATGAGTCCGGCGATGGTCGCTACCGCTGCGATTAAAGGCGAAGTTTCTGATGTACGCGAGTTACTGTAA
- the leuD gene encoding 3-isopropylmalate dehydratase small subunit: MVSEVKTVSGRGIPLVGNDIDTDRIIPARYLKAVTFDGLGQGAFIDDRTALKGEHAFDQPQYQGANILIVNRNFGCGSSREHAPQAIAKWGIQALIGESFAEIFFGNCVAMGIPCLTADAVTVKQLQELVAANPQAPVTVNLETLQVQIGDYTAPVAIEEGTRSTFISGTWDACGQLVANADQVRATAAKLPYVGWGNLAAS; encoded by the coding sequence ATGGTGAGTGAAGTTAAAACAGTTTCAGGGCGCGGTATACCCTTAGTGGGCAATGATATAGATACCGATCGCATCATTCCCGCGCGATATTTGAAAGCCGTAACCTTTGATGGGTTAGGCCAAGGTGCGTTTATTGATGATCGGACAGCACTTAAAGGTGAACATGCCTTTGACCAACCCCAGTACCAAGGGGCGAATATTTTAATAGTCAACCGCAACTTTGGCTGTGGTTCATCACGGGAACATGCACCCCAAGCGATCGCAAAATGGGGAATCCAAGCTTTAATCGGTGAAAGCTTCGCCGAAATCTTTTTCGGTAACTGTGTGGCGATGGGCATACCTTGTCTGACAGCCGATGCTGTTACTGTTAAACAACTGCAAGAGTTAGTAGCTGCCAATCCTCAAGCCCCTGTGACAGTGAATCTGGAAACCTTGCAAGTGCAGATTGGTGATTACACTGCCCCAGTTGCGATCGAAGAAGGGACTAGAAGCACATTTATTTCTGGGACTTGGGACGCTTGCGGTCAGTTAGTAGCTAACGCTGACCAAGTTCGGGCAACAGCTGCAAAATTACCCTACGTCGGTTGGGGCAATTTAGCCGCAAGTTAG
- a CDS encoding AAA family ATPase produces MPIDLREFYQASDPSRTLFVNNSSDGKYYIDFSSVRGGDILGKLKQKITFFKPNEPTCTLFTGHIGCGKSTELLRLQAELEKLGFHVVYFESSDDLEMTDVDIADVLLAIARRVSQSLDKITLDAPNKFNELLQGAWKVLNSEVTGVKVKVPNVGAFGVTSEKDKLSLSVGIGEITTKMKNDPTLREKLNQYLAPQKTKLLEAINQELLEPAIAKLKQQGKNGLVVIVDNLDRIDNRAKPWGRPQQEYLFVDQGEFLTKLNCHLLYTMPLALKFSNDYGMLTQRFPEDPKVLPMVPVQRTDGNVHLEGMALMQQMVLARAFPDLTPEERLNKVTEIFDSAASLERLCQMSGGHVRDVLRLLNTWIMEEMSLPLTRATLEQVIRSRRNEIMLPISDDEWQLLRHVKERKKVSDDQGYQKLIRSRFVFEYRDGGESWFDVNPVLAEARELNVP; encoded by the coding sequence ATGCCCATAGACTTACGGGAATTTTATCAGGCTAGCGATCCCAGCAGAACTCTGTTTGTCAACAATAGCTCTGATGGTAAGTATTACATCGATTTTTCCTCAGTCCGAGGTGGTGATATTCTTGGCAAGCTGAAGCAGAAAATTACTTTCTTTAAGCCGAATGAACCCACTTGCACTTTATTTACTGGGCATATTGGTTGTGGGAAATCGACAGAATTATTACGATTACAGGCAGAACTGGAAAAGTTAGGTTTTCATGTGGTCTATTTTGAGTCCAGTGATGACTTGGAAATGACTGATGTCGATATTGCTGATGTGCTGCTAGCGATCGCTCGTCGGGTGAGTCAAAGTCTGGATAAAATTACACTGGATGCACCCAATAAGTTTAATGAGTTGCTGCAAGGTGCTTGGAAGGTCTTAAACTCCGAGGTGACGGGGGTAAAAGTTAAGGTTCCCAATGTCGGCGCTTTTGGTGTCACCTCTGAAAAAGATAAGCTTTCTCTGTCTGTGGGCATTGGTGAAATCACTACCAAGATGAAAAATGACCCCACGCTGCGAGAAAAACTTAATCAGTATTTGGCACCGCAAAAAACTAAACTGCTGGAAGCGATTAATCAAGAATTGTTGGAACCTGCGATCGCTAAACTTAAACAGCAGGGTAAAAATGGTCTAGTGGTAATTGTCGATAATCTTGACCGCATAGATAATCGTGCCAAACCTTGGGGTCGTCCGCAGCAGGAATATTTATTTGTCGATCAGGGTGAGTTTTTGACGAAGCTTAATTGTCATCTCCTCTACACTATGCCCTTGGCTTTGAAGTTTTCCAATGATTACGGAATGCTGACTCAGCGTTTCCCAGAAGATCCCAAGGTGTTACCAATGGTACCTGTACAAAGGACTGATGGCAATGTTCATCTAGAGGGAATGGCACTCATGCAGCAGATGGTACTAGCGAGAGCTTTTCCTGACTTGACACCAGAGGAGCGTTTAAATAAAGTTACCGAGATTTTTGATAGTGCTGCTAGCCTAGAGCGGTTATGTCAAATGAGCGGTGGTCATGTGCGGGACGTGCTGAGGCTGCTGAATACTTGGATTATGGAAGAAATGAGTCTTCCCCTAACTCGTGCAACCTTAGAGCAAGTTATTCGTTCTCGTCGCAATGAAATAATGTTGCCGATTTCTGATGATGAGTGGCAATTGTTACGTCATGTCAAGGAAAGGAAAAAGGTGAGTGATGACCAGGGATATCAAAAACTGATCCGCAGTCGGTTTGTGTTTGAATATCGGGATGGTGGCGAATCTTGGTTTGATGTTAATCCCGTTTTGGCAGAAGCCAGGGAGTTGAACGTTCCTTAA
- a CDS encoding FAD-dependent oxidoreductase, which yields MENLTQKLSKPIVEKVAIVGAGPGGLAAAIALRSQGIDVQVYEKAQEFRPAGTGLGLAPNGLNFLDAIAPGIVETLKSSGCEVHHTVLKNIQGETIRTNATKYLEQYGQPLLTVWWYRLQQVLASRLPSDIIHLNHRCISFDQDENGVEIHFDGEKPVYADLLIGADGVNSVIRETLFGEGKPNYIGSMCWRAVIKYHHELFNDYELVFVKGNKQFMYILNVGGGYTSWINRKLSPDYSLSHNADQVKSRILHELADWDESFRAVVEATPPEQIWEGPICDRPPLTHWSQGRVTLLGDAAHPMAPAMAQGANTTFEDAYELGECFSQSANLQEALTNYEQRRLERTKIIQARSAWGEMRYYDDTSTSPGQTEQRQMPLNEDFSKWLYNYKPSVTS from the coding sequence ATGGAAAATTTAACTCAGAAATTATCCAAACCGATAGTAGAGAAAGTTGCCATTGTTGGTGCTGGCCCAGGCGGTTTGGCTGCTGCTATAGCACTGAGAAGTCAAGGGATAGACGTTCAAGTTTATGAAAAAGCCCAAGAATTTCGTCCAGCTGGAACTGGATTAGGACTGGCTCCTAATGGCTTGAATTTTTTAGATGCGATCGCGCCGGGAATAGTCGAAACCCTCAAAAGTTCAGGATGTGAGGTTCACCACACGGTTTTAAAGAATATTCAGGGAGAAACAATCCGAACTAATGCAACCAAATACTTGGAGCAATACGGACAGCCATTATTGACTGTTTGGTGGTATCGTTTGCAGCAAGTTCTAGCCTCTAGATTGCCATCTGACATCATTCACCTCAATCATCGCTGTATCAGCTTTGATCAAGATGAAAACGGTGTGGAAATTCATTTTGATGGCGAAAAACCTGTATATGCAGATTTGCTGATTGGGGCTGATGGCGTTAACTCTGTAATTAGAGAAACTTTATTTGGCGAGGGTAAGCCTAATTATATTGGTAGTATGTGTTGGCGTGCCGTCATCAAGTATCACCACGAGCTATTTAATGATTATGAACTAGTTTTTGTTAAAGGCAATAAACAGTTCATGTACATTCTCAATGTGGGTGGCGGCTATACCAGTTGGATTAATCGTAAGTTATCGCCTGATTACTCTCTTTCCCACAATGCTGATCAAGTGAAATCTCGTATTCTCCATGAATTAGCCGACTGGGATGAATCCTTTCGGGCGGTGGTCGAAGCGACACCACCCGAGCAAATTTGGGAGGGGCCGATTTGCGATCGCCCACCGTTAACCCACTGGAGCCAAGGCAGAGTCACACTTTTAGGCGATGCTGCTCATCCAATGGCACCTGCAATGGCACAGGGAGCAAATACCACTTTTGAAGATGCATACGAACTGGGAGAATGTTTTTCCCAGTCAGCTAATCTCCAAGAAGCTCTCACTAACTACGAACAGCGTCGCCTTGAGCGGACAAAAATCATCCAAGCTCGTAGTGCCTGGGGTGAGATGCGCTACTACGACGACACATCGACATCTCCTGGACAGACAGAGCAACGGCAAATGCCGCTCAATGAAGATTTTTCTAAATGGTTGTATAATTACAAGCCATCTGTAACAAGTTAA
- a CDS encoding (2Fe-2S)-binding protein, whose product MAARLNMEENSLALITSNSLTQELKILGSQEVDLSLNVNNVSYSLKQEPRVTLLDALREKLGLLGTKKACDRGECGACIILVNGRRINSCMTLGTDKK is encoded by the coding sequence TTGGCAGCCCGATTAAATATGGAAGAAAATTCCTTAGCTCTAATAACTTCAAACTCACTTACCCAGGAATTGAAAATATTGGGTTCACAGGAAGTAGACCTATCACTGAACGTTAATAATGTCTCCTACAGCCTGAAGCAAGAACCTCGTGTTACTTTACTGGATGCGCTTCGGGAAAAACTAGGTCTGTTGGGCACTAAAAAAGCTTGCGATCGCGGTGAATGTGGTGCATGTATTATTTTAGTTAATGGTCGGCGAATTAACTCTTGCATGACTTTAGGGACTGACAAAAAATAA
- a CDS encoding alkaline phosphatase family protein, which yields MQKTVVLNVVGLTPSLLGENTPFLSSWAAKGQVVPIATVLPAVTCSVQATYLTGKLPDEHGIVANGWYFRDECEVKFWRQSNKLVQTPKVWEIAKSIDPNFSCANLFWWYNMYSSVDYAITPRPMYPADGRKLPDIYTHPSDVRSQIQSDLGNFPLFDFWGPKTSISSSQWIANSAKWIEERYSPTLSLVYLPHLDYCLQRFGNNQTQIQADLREIDAVCGDLIKYYQARNIQVIILSEYGITPVSKAVDINRVLRENGLIAVREELGRELLDFGASIAFAVADHQIAHVYVNDPAYISKVRSLLEATEGVAQVLDEEGKQAYHLAHPRSGELVAIARPDAWFTYYYWLDDAKAPDFARTVDIHRKPGYDPVELFLDPQMKLPQVKVALKLLKKQLGFRYLMDVIPLDASLVRGSHGHITTSLAEGPLFITHQTHLVDENQIEPTDVCSLILKHLNQE from the coding sequence ATGCAGAAAACGGTTGTTCTAAATGTCGTGGGATTAACGCCCAGTTTACTAGGAGAAAATACGCCGTTTTTATCTTCTTGGGCGGCTAAAGGGCAGGTAGTTCCGATCGCAACAGTGTTACCTGCTGTGACTTGTTCGGTTCAGGCTACTTATTTAACAGGAAAATTGCCTGATGAGCATGGAATTGTCGCTAATGGTTGGTACTTCCGCGATGAATGTGAAGTTAAGTTTTGGCGACAATCTAATAAACTAGTGCAAACTCCCAAAGTTTGGGAAATAGCTAAATCAATAGATCCAAACTTCAGTTGTGCTAACCTTTTTTGGTGGTACAATATGTATTCTTCAGTAGATTATGCAATTACACCGCGCCCAATGTATCCCGCAGATGGGAGAAAATTACCCGATATTTATACCCATCCTAGTGATGTGCGATCGCAAATTCAATCTGATTTAGGTAACTTCCCTTTGTTCGATTTTTGGGGGCCAAAAACTTCTATTAGTTCTAGTCAATGGATTGCCAATTCCGCAAAATGGATTGAGGAACGCTACAGCCCCACTTTATCATTAGTTTATCTGCCACATTTAGATTACTGTTTGCAACGATTTGGTAATAATCAAACACAGATCCAAGCTGATTTGCGAGAAATTGATGCTGTTTGTGGCGATTTAATTAAATATTATCAAGCACGAAATATTCAGGTAATTATTCTTTCTGAGTATGGCATCACGCCAGTCTCCAAAGCAGTGGATATCAACCGCGTATTAAGGGAAAACGGTTTAATAGCTGTGCGGGAAGAATTGGGGCGAGAACTGCTCGATTTTGGTGCTAGCATTGCCTTTGCTGTTGCTGATCATCAAATTGCTCATGTATATGTGAATGATCCAGCATACATCTCAAAAGTGCGATCGCTTTTAGAAGCAACTGAAGGTGTGGCGCAGGTATTGGATGAAGAGGGTAAGCAAGCCTACCACCTTGCTCATCCTAGATCGGGAGAGTTGGTGGCGATCGCTCGGCCTGACGCTTGGTTTACCTATTATTATTGGCTCGATGATGCCAAAGCGCCCGATTTTGCTAGAACTGTAGATATCCACCGCAAACCTGGTTACGATCCTGTAGAACTTTTCCTCGATCCGCAGATGAAATTGCCTCAAGTAAAAGTTGCTCTCAAGTTACTTAAGAAACAACTAGGTTTTCGCTACTTAATGGATGTGATTCCTCTGGATGCTTCCTTAGTACGTGGCTCTCATGGTCACATTACCACTTCTTTAGCCGAAGGACCTCTATTTATCACTCATCAAACTCACCTAGTTGATGAAAATCAAATTGAGCCTACAGATGTTTGCTCGTTGATTCTCAAACATTTAAATCAGGAGTAA